One stretch of Oncorhynchus clarkii lewisi isolate Uvic-CL-2024 chromosome 3, UVic_Ocla_1.0, whole genome shotgun sequence DNA includes these proteins:
- the LOC139405684 gene encoding probable serine carboxypeptidase CPVL: protein MRMLKETLCVLLLWASLEATQSRGCSSFFCRKSHRVSMLSRGADPGKPLFLTPYLEKGNIEEARKQSLVGPLPGANVKSYAGYLTVNKKYNSNLYFWFFPAQEWPETAPVLLWLQGGPGGTSMFGLFVEHGPYVVLKNLTVGYRDYPWTSRYSVLYIDNPVGTGFSFTDDDRGFAQNQDDVGRDLYSALTQFFQIFPEYQSNDFYATGESYAGKYVPAIGYYIHKHNPIAKVKINFKGVAIGDGLCDPELMLGGYGDFLYQTGLIDMLQKQYVEQQTASGVQLIQQEKWVEAFEVFDSLLNGDILPYPSFFQNATGCTNYFNYLQCQEPADQEYFSQFVTLAEVRRSIHVGNLTFHDGSEVEKHLLQDVMKSIKPWLATLMDNYRVLIYSGQLDVIVAAPLTERFLPTVNWTGADEFNKASRFHWKIQPEDTEVAGYVRQVGEFYQVIIRGGGHILPYDQPQRSFDMIDRFLSTQGFI from the exons ATGAG AATGTTGAAGGAGACGCTGTGTGTCCTTCTCCTGTGGGCTTCTCTGGAGGCAACACAGTCAAGGGGCTGCTCGAGTTTCTTCTGCCGGAAATCTCACCGTGTCAGCATGCTCTCCAGAGGAGCCGACCCTGGCAAGCCGCTCTTTCTCACCCCCTACCTGGAAAAGGGCAACATCGAAGAGG CACGGAAGCAGAGTCTGGTAGGTCCCCTGCCTGGTGCCAATGTGAAGAGTTATGCCGGCTACCTCACTGTCAACAAGAAATACAACAGCAACCTCTACTTCTGGTTCTTCCCTGCTCAG gaGTGGCCTGAGACTGCTCCAGTCCTGCTGTGGCTGCAGGGGGGTCCTGGGGGCACGTCTATGTTTGGGCTGTTTGTAGAACATGGACCCTACGTTGTATTGAAGAACCTAACAG TGGGCTACAGAGACTATCCCTGGACATCCAGATACTCTGTTCTGTACATCGACAATCCA GTAGGAACAGGGTTCAGTTTCACTGATGATGACCGAGGCTTTGCTCAGAACCAGGATGATGTAGGCAGAGATCTGTACAG TGCGTTGACTCAGTTCTTCCAGATCTTCCCTGAGTATCAGTCCAATGACTTCTATGCTACAGGAGAG TCCTATGCAGGAAAGTATGTCCCAGCCATTGGTTACTACATCCATAAGCATAACCCCATTGCTAAGGTGAAGATCAACTTCAAGGGAGTTGCCATTGGAGACGGCCTCTGTGACCCAGAGCTG atgctGGGAGGGTATGGTGACTTCCTGTACCAGACAGGTCTGATAGACATGCTCCAGAAGCAGTATGTTGAGCAGCAGACAGCCAGCGGGGTGCAGCTCATCCAGCAGGAGAAATGGGTGGAGGCCTTTGAG GTATTTGACAGCTTGCTGAATGGTGACATTCTACCGTACCCCTCGTTCTTCCAGAACGCCACTGGCTGCACCAACTACTTCAATTACTTGCAGTGTCAG GAGCCTGCAGATCAGGAGTATTTCTCCCAGTTTGTGACGCTGGCAGAGGTGCGGCGCTCCATCCACGTGGGGAACCTGACGTTCCACGACGGCTCGGAGGTGGAGAAACACCTGCTGCAGGACGTCATGAAGAGCATCAAACCCTGGCTCGCCACGCTCATGGACAACTACAGG gtgttgaTTTACAGTGGTCAGCTGGATGTGATTGTGGCGGCCCCCCTGACCGAGAGGTTCCTGCCCACGGTGAACTGGACCGGGGCTGATGAGTTCAACAAAGCCTCTCGCTTCCATTGGAAGATCCAGCCAGAGGACACAGAGGTGGCTGGATATGTACGCCAAGTAGGGGAATTCTACCAG GTGATTATACGAGGAGGAGGGCACATACTACCATACGACCAACCACAGAGGTCCTTTGATATGATTGACAGATTCCTCTCAACACAGGGATTTATTTAA